A section of the Eublepharis macularius isolate TG4126 chromosome 1, MPM_Emac_v1.0, whole genome shotgun sequence genome encodes:
- the CD248 gene encoding endosialin, translated as MLLLGLLLPLLLARPLPGGAQEPEAACGPDGCYAVYFQRRGFLDAWRSCRELGGDLATVKHHDEAAQVAELLRGSVGARVERSPRLFWIGLQRQPRQCFPLRPLRGFTWTTGEQDTFYTNWARPAGEAGGGSCGAARCVVLDDQQGQWLEGSCTVPVDGYLCRFTFQGMCPGLDEEGGPVTYTTPFGPVGSSLRYVPFGTVAAVTCGGAVPAVSVLCMQKDDGTVGWSKEAPLCREHVYQHSWCEGDNGGCQQLCLDEGPGYSCECHSGYLLMPDGHSCAPSDACQGQHCQFECVPDEEGGYQCQCPEGYELSSDDHHCEDLDECAEAPCEHQCENTEGSYLCRCHLGFSPSEDEPGHCTDTDECQIPGVCQQMCVNYVGGFECYCTEGYDLEPDGISCSPVAQAPALATAQSHQGGGFLQHFGGGHGWPPEIHDHADHGLALADHFPVFRDFGLAFPTDASLAVTVPPKPSTAPSVSHSPPSGQEPSPPEGASPPNPTSGSSPPSATGTSNATQAVVRRNSPSDSAATEPPLPLFTQVPTASAPLPPPALGDAVIGGVRALLPATPSPTPGQGEQTRRRRDDRWLLVALLVPMCVFIVIMLALGIVYCTRCGAQAKSRSITQCYRWVSSSATKGGAPPASRPAQPATCRTSV; from the coding sequence ATGCTGctgctggggctgctgctgccgctgctcttGGCTCGGCCCCTGCCGGGCGGCGCGCAAGAGCCCGAGGCGGCGTGCGGCCCGGACGGCTGCTACGCCGTCTACTTCCAGCGCCGCGGCTTCCTCGACGCCTGGCGCAGCTGCCGGGAGCTGGGCGGCGACCTGGCCACGGTGAAGCACCACGATGAGGCCGCCCAGGTGGCCGAGCTGCTGCGGGGCAGCGTCGGGGCCCGGGTGGAGCGCAGCCCGCGGCTCTTCTGGATCGGTCTGCAGCGCCAGCCCCGCCAGTGCTTCCCGCTGCGGCCTCTGCGGGGCTTCACGTGGACCACGGGCGAGCAGGACACCTTCTACACCAACTGGGCTCGGCCGGCCGGCGAGGCGGGCGGCGGCAGCTGCGGGGCTGCGCGCTGCGTGGTCCTGGACGACCAGCAAGGCCAGTGGCTGGAGGGCTCGTGCACCGTGCCGGTGGACGGCTACCTGTGCCGCTTCACCTTCCAGGGCATGTGCCCGGGCCTGGACGAAGAAGGCGGGCCGGTCACCTACACCACCCCTTTTGGGCCGGTCGGCAGCAGCCTGCGCTATGTGCCCTTCGGCACGGTGGCGGCCGTGACGTGCGGCGGGGCCGTGCCGGCTGTTTCGGTGCTGTGCATGCAGAAGGACGACGGCACGGTGGGCTGGTCCAAAGAGGCGCCCCTCTGCCGGGAGCACGTCTACCAACACAGCTGGTGCGAGGGCGACAACGGCGGCtgccagcagctgtgcctggaCGAGGGACCCGGCTACTCGTGCGAGTGCCACAGCGGCTACCTCCTGATGCCCGACGGGCACTCCTGCGCGCCCAGCGACGCCTGCCAGGGCCAGCACTGCCAGTTCGAGTGCGTGCCGGACGAGGAGGGCGGCTACCAGTGCCAGTGCCCGGAGGGCTATGAGCTGAGCAGCGACGACCACCACTGCGAGGACCTCGACGAGTGCGCGGAGGCGCCCTGCGAGCATCAGTGCGAGAACACCGAGGGCTCCTATCTGTGCCGCTGCCACCTGGGCTTCAGCCCGTCGGAGGACGAGCCGGGCCACTGCACCGACACCGACGAATGCCAGATCCCCGGCGTGTGTCAGCAGATGTGCGTCAACTACGTGGGAGGCTTCGAGTGCTACTGTACCGAAGGCTACGACTTGGAACCCGACGGCATCAGCTGCAGCCCCGTGGCCCAGGCGCCCGCGCTGGCCACTGCCCAAAGCCACCAAGGCGGCGGTTTCCTCCAGCACTTCGGGGGCGGCCACGGATGGCCCCCCGAGATCCACGACCACGCGGATCATGGCCTGGCCCTGGCCGACCACTTCCCAGTCTTCCGGGACTTCGGGCTGGCCTTCCCCACAGATGCCTCCCTGGCTGTCACTGTTCCTCCCAAACCCAGCACTGCCCCCTCAGTGTCCCACTCTCCTCCCTCAGGGCAAGAGCCCTCCCCGCCAGAGGGTGCCAGTCCTCCCAACCCCACAAGTGGTTCCTCCCCACCTTCTGCCACCGGCACCTCCAATGCCACCCAGGCAGTCGTCCGACGAAACTCGCCCAGTGATTCTGCAGCCACAGAGCCCCCATTGCCATTGTTCACCCAGGTCCCCacagcctctgcccccttgcccccTCCAGCCCTGGGGGACGCTGTGATAGGGGGAGTCCGAGCACTGCTCCCAGCCACCCCCAGCCCGACCCCAGGCCAAGGGGAGCAGACGCGCCGGCGGCGGGATGACCGATGGCTGCTGGTGGCCTTGCTGGTGCCCATGTGTGTCTTCATAGTCATCATGCTGGCGCTGGGTATTGTCTATTGCACCCGCTGTGGGGCTCAAGCCAAGAGCCGGAGCATCACGCAGTGTTACCGGTGGGTCAGCAGCTCGGCAACCAAGGGGGGAGCTCCACCGGCCTCCAGGCCTGCCCAGCCAGCCACTTGCCGAACCAGCGTCTGA